In the Fibrobacter sp. UWR3 genome, one interval contains:
- a CDS encoding outer membrane beta-barrel protein codes for MKRFIIILSLLFATVSFAEDAWPRTFFGSVGMGLYASKGDLNERVLSLKDTSGQKQTIHSPALNIFASPDFTIGVNVREFTIDLNFQIWESEQIINGFPDESVRGNSLYWRISMEFVYNLFWPEFFQVGLGGSLSYTTLTTDNTAYSGDEVSESEFMGSSFGFIANIKYYVHDNIAIVPYAKIYENWFRNVYTEASGLCDLDSYMWQTFFFVGVNLQFQF; via the coding sequence ATGAAGCGTTTTATTATTATACTTTCACTGTTGTTTGCAACCGTATCTTTTGCCGAAGATGCTTGGCCGCGTACATTCTTCGGCAGCGTAGGCATGGGCCTTTACGCAAGCAAGGGCGACCTTAACGAAAGAGTCCTTTCCCTGAAAGATACTTCCGGCCAGAAGCAGACCATCCATTCCCCTGCACTCAATATCTTCGCGAGCCCGGATTTCACTATCGGCGTGAACGTGCGCGAATTCACCATCGACCTGAACTTTCAAATCTGGGAATCCGAGCAAATCATAAACGGGTTCCCCGACGAATCCGTAAGGGGCAACAGCCTGTACTGGCGCATAAGCATGGAATTTGTATACAACCTGTTCTGGCCTGAATTTTTCCAGGTAGGGCTCGGCGGGTCACTTTCCTACACGACGCTCACCACCGACAACACGGCCTATTCCGGCGACGAGGTGAGCGAATCCGAATTCATGGGCTCGTCATTCGGTTTTATCGCCAATATCAAGTACTACGTGCACGACAACATTGCCATTGTTCCCTATGCCAAGATTTACGAGAACTGGTTCAGGAACGTGTACACCGAGGCCAGCGGGCTTTGCGACCTCGATTCGTACATGTGGCAGACGTTCTTCTTTGTGGGCGTAAATCTCCAGTTCCAGTTCTAG
- a CDS encoding carbon starvation protein A translates to MITFLIGVAILIGGYFTYGKFVEHVFGPDDRKTPALANPDGVDRVPMKHWKNMLIQLLNIAGIGPVIGVILGIKFGAIVFIILPLGNVLGGAVHDYFSGMISMRNNGYNVPALSRKFLGKGPSKVVMALISIALILVGAVFTNTPAQLINTPIIAGSAVSPTLFWVAVGVIFAYYFASTFFPIDKIIGRIYPIFGGMLILASLGIMIGIAPHLNVLSEFNLSDIASNFTQHPAHQPIIPMLFVTIACGIISGFHSTQSPLVARTEVTEKTGRQTFYGMMIIEGLIGMIWAAGGMFIYHMQPELMAAGGVKVLSVLVSTVIPFAPISILVVVGVIILAITSGDTSLRSLRLTISELFGIDQTDPKKRLLLTVPMFAICLVIIFWSNLNPQGFNILWNYFSWSNQLMAVCSLCVATVYLRSKKKNYVIALIPCMFMAFICFDYILWVSPENLKGAPLGFGLDYKTALVLAIENAAVLGALLCLRGKKLASRKEFNPDKWDKSIDEKNDYEPD, encoded by the coding sequence ATGATTACATTCCTTATCGGTGTCGCCATACTGATTGGCGGATACTTTACCTACGGAAAGTTTGTCGAACATGTCTTCGGCCCTGACGACCGCAAGACTCCGGCACTCGCTAACCCCGACGGCGTTGACCGCGTCCCGATGAAGCACTGGAAGAACATGCTCATCCAGCTTCTGAACATCGCGGGTATCGGCCCCGTCATCGGCGTGATTCTCGGCATCAAGTTCGGCGCCATCGTATTCATCATCCTCCCGCTGGGTAACGTATTGGGCGGTGCGGTGCACGACTACTTCAGCGGCATGATAAGCATGCGCAACAACGGCTACAACGTGCCGGCACTTTCGCGCAAGTTCCTGGGCAAGGGCCCCTCGAAGGTGGTGATGGCGCTCATTTCCATCGCGCTCATCCTCGTGGGTGCTGTGTTCACTAACACGCCGGCGCAACTCATCAACACGCCCATCATCGCGGGCTCCGCAGTCTCCCCCACGCTCTTCTGGGTAGCGGTCGGCGTGATTTTCGCCTACTACTTCGCAAGCACATTCTTCCCCATCGACAAGATTATCGGCCGCATCTACCCGATTTTCGGCGGCATGCTCATTCTCGCCTCCCTCGGAATCATGATCGGCATCGCGCCGCACCTCAATGTGCTTAGCGAATTCAACCTCTCCGACATCGCCTCGAACTTCACACAGCATCCGGCACACCAGCCCATTATCCCGATGCTCTTCGTGACGATTGCCTGCGGCATCATCAGCGGTTTCCATAGCACGCAGAGCCCGCTCGTGGCCCGCACCGAAGTGACCGAGAAGACTGGCCGCCAGACGTTCTACGGCATGATGATTATCGAAGGCCTCATCGGCATGATCTGGGCCGCGGGCGGCATGTTCATCTACCACATGCAACCCGAACTCATGGCGGCTGGCGGCGTGAAGGTATTGAGCGTACTCGTCTCTACCGTCATCCCGTTCGCCCCGATTTCCATTCTCGTGGTGGTGGGCGTCATCATCCTCGCGATTACGAGCGGCGACACGAGCCTGCGTAGCCTGCGCCTCACGATTTCGGAACTCTTCGGCATCGACCAGACCGACCCGAAGAAGCGCCTGCTCCTCACCGTGCCGATGTTCGCCATCTGCCTCGTGATTATCTTCTGGAGCAACCTGAACCCGCAGGGTTTCAACATCCTGTGGAACTACTTCAGCTGGAGCAACCAGCTCATGGCCGTGTGCAGCCTGTGCGTAGCAACAGTTTACCTCCGCAGCAAGAAGAAGAACTACGTGATTGCGCTTATCCCGTGCATGTTCATGGCATTCATCTGCTTCGATTACATCCTGTGGGTAAGCCCCGAAAACCTGAAGGGCGCCCCGCTCGGATTCGGGCTTGACTACAAGACGGCCCTCGTGCTCGCTATCGAGAATGCGGCCGTGCTCGGTGCGCTCCTGTGCCTGCGCGGCAAGAAACTCGCCTCCCGCAAGGAATTCAATCCCGATAAGTGGGACAAATCCATCGACGAGAAGAACGACTACGAACCGGATTAA
- a CDS encoding ATP-dependent RecD-like DNA helicase, with protein MKSVTFHSADSGFSVFRVTVEGEKAPVVVTGTFPDLGSGEKLLMEGEWGRHPKYGRQFKCTSYKVAAPQDSDIGAYLASGIFRGIGPKTAEAIVKVFGDDTADILDNHPDIFRKAKIKGLTGKKVEAFLAAWQTNRHSRETMLFLYGHGIAGSVAKRLWNQFGAETISRITENPYLLCEEIWGIGFLKADEIAMKVGIPKESPKRLQSALMYVLQESSFSEGHVYLPKDILLEKTFRILRIPMEDDDAVYGLIQQFDYLCERERIKRVDDDCFYPPIFRAEQSIADNILYRLAGNALPTAGFERALMDWENQHKFAFDPIQRQAIQMALAYRISIITGGPGTGKTTILKGILHLAQKMDESVFLAAPTGRAAKRMGDLCGLKARTIHRMLEMDPATKKFNRNAENKLPCDLLIVDEFSMVDTWLAAALFEAIHAKTRIVLVGDADQLPSVGPGNVLNDLIRCPKIPTTRLQHIFRQAGGNDIADKAAKINQGIVPSPIDGPNFHFIPFEEPEQAKQIIADLLATGVRSKIDIDQKADLQILTPMRKGPLGIFELNAFLQELQNPGVARHRIMGVPWSDGDKVMQIKNNYDKNVFNGDVGVIFKVHKSDDKVTVFYDDKTVEYEGDELEQLALAYACTIHKSQGSEYPAVIVILDSSHYMMLQRNLIYTAITRAKGHVWVLSAPGAFATAVRNNRSVRRFTRLTERLG; from the coding sequence ATCAAGAGCGTTACGTTCCACAGCGCCGATAGCGGGTTTTCCGTTTTCCGCGTGACCGTGGAAGGCGAAAAAGCCCCCGTCGTGGTGACGGGGACTTTTCCCGATTTGGGGAGCGGCGAAAAGCTCCTGATGGAAGGGGAATGGGGGCGCCACCCCAAGTACGGCAGACAGTTCAAGTGCACCTCGTACAAGGTCGCGGCCCCGCAGGACAGCGATATCGGCGCATACCTCGCTTCGGGTATATTCCGCGGCATCGGCCCCAAGACGGCAGAAGCAATCGTGAAGGTGTTCGGCGACGATACCGCGGACATCCTCGACAACCATCCGGACATTTTCCGCAAGGCAAAAATCAAGGGGCTTACGGGCAAGAAGGTCGAAGCCTTCCTCGCCGCATGGCAAACAAACCGCCACAGCAGGGAAACGATGCTGTTCCTGTACGGGCACGGCATCGCGGGCAGTGTCGCGAAACGCCTGTGGAACCAGTTCGGCGCCGAAACGATTTCCCGCATTACCGAGAACCCGTACCTGCTCTGCGAAGAAATCTGGGGCATCGGGTTCCTGAAGGCCGATGAAATCGCGATGAAGGTCGGCATCCCGAAGGAAAGCCCCAAGCGCCTGCAGTCCGCCCTCATGTACGTGCTGCAGGAATCGAGTTTCAGCGAAGGGCACGTGTACCTCCCCAAGGATATCCTTCTCGAAAAGACCTTCCGGATTCTGCGCATCCCGATGGAAGACGACGACGCCGTCTACGGGCTCATACAGCAGTTCGATTACCTGTGCGAACGCGAACGCATCAAGCGCGTCGACGATGACTGCTTCTACCCGCCGATATTCCGCGCCGAGCAGAGCATTGCAGACAACATCCTGTACCGGCTTGCGGGCAACGCGCTCCCCACCGCGGGCTTCGAGCGGGCACTCATGGACTGGGAAAACCAGCACAAGTTCGCATTCGACCCCATCCAGCGGCAAGCTATCCAGATGGCGCTCGCCTACCGCATATCGATTATCACCGGCGGGCCCGGCACCGGCAAGACGACTATCCTGAAAGGCATTTTGCACCTCGCGCAGAAGATGGACGAGAGCGTGTTCCTCGCCGCCCCCACGGGCCGCGCCGCCAAGCGCATGGGCGACCTCTGCGGATTAAAGGCCCGCACCATCCACCGCATGCTCGAGATGGACCCCGCCACAAAGAAATTCAACCGCAACGCCGAAAACAAGCTGCCCTGCGATTTGCTCATCGTCGACGAGTTCAGCATGGTCGATACCTGGCTTGCGGCGGCGCTGTTCGAGGCGATTCACGCGAAGACCCGCATCGTGCTCGTGGGCGACGCGGACCAGCTCCCGAGCGTCGGCCCGGGCAACGTGCTGAACGACCTCATCCGTTGCCCGAAAATCCCGACGACGCGCCTGCAGCACATATTCCGGCAGGCGGGCGGGAACGACATCGCCGACAAGGCAGCGAAGATAAACCAGGGCATTGTGCCCTCGCCCATCGACGGCCCGAACTTCCACTTTATCCCGTTCGAGGAACCCGAGCAGGCCAAGCAGATTATCGCGGACCTTCTCGCTACGGGCGTGCGGAGCAAAATCGATATCGACCAGAAGGCCGACCTGCAAATCCTTACCCCCATGCGCAAGGGCCCGCTCGGCATCTTCGAGCTGAACGCCTTCCTGCAAGAATTGCAGAACCCCGGAGTCGCCCGCCACAGGATTATGGGAGTCCCCTGGAGCGACGGCGACAAGGTGATGCAGATAAAGAACAATTACGACAAGAACGTGTTCAACGGCGACGTGGGCGTAATCTTCAAGGTACACAAGAGCGACGACAAGGTGACGGTGTTCTATGACGACAAGACCGTCGAGTACGAGGGCGACGAACTGGAACAGCTCGCGCTCGCCTACGCCTGCACCATCCACAAGAGCCAGGGAAGCGAGTACCCGGCGGTCATCGTGATTCTCGATTCGAGCCACTACATGATGCTCCAGCGGAACCTGATATACACGGCGATCACCCGAGCGAAGGGGCACGTGTGGGTACTTTCTGCACCTGGCGCGTTCGCGACCGCCGTCCGCAACAACAGGAGCGTGCGCCGATTTACCCGCTTGACTGAGCGGCTCGGGTAG
- the gpmI gene encoding 2,3-bisphosphoglycerate-independent phosphoglycerate mutase, producing the protein MLKKLSNFPGIKGPVVTIVMDGFGITDRVEGNAIKAARTPTLDNLFKMYPNVLLKAHGRAVGMPTNEDMGNSEVGHNAIGAGQVYNQGAALVQDAIVSGDIFGRDAWKEIASNVRDHGSVLHFIGLFSDGNVHSNISHLKAMVAQAKKEGLKKVRVHILLDGRDVPETSALDYVGPFEKFLDELRSPEFDVCIASGGGRMQITMDRYNANWKMVELGWKTHVLGEGRYFDNATQAIETLRGETKAIDQDLPPFVIAKDGAPVGTINDGDSVVFFNFRGDRAIEITRAFEEESFNEFDRKRFPHVCYAGMLQYDGDLKLPNRFLVPPPAIKETSGEWLSETGVKQFACSETQKYGHVTYFWNGNRSSKFDGETYLEIESDVVPFEQRPWMKAAEITDAMIEALKSGKYQTLRCNFPNGDMVGHTGSFRAATMAIEAVDIGLARLLPVIDALGGVAIITADHGNADEMYEIDKKTGMPKVNKDGTFKAKTSHTLNKVPCILYDNVTGGKLSLKEGDWGLSNIAATTANLLGLEKHEAWDDSMLIIK; encoded by the coding sequence ATGCTCAAGAAACTTTCCAATTTTCCCGGCATCAAGGGACCGGTCGTAACCATCGTGATGGATGGTTTTGGTATCACCGATAGGGTCGAAGGCAACGCCATCAAGGCTGCCCGCACCCCGACTCTCGACAACCTCTTCAAAATGTACCCGAACGTGCTTTTGAAGGCTCACGGCCGCGCCGTGGGTATGCCGACCAACGAAGACATGGGTAACTCCGAAGTGGGCCATAATGCCATCGGTGCTGGCCAGGTGTACAACCAGGGTGCCGCCCTCGTGCAGGACGCCATCGTCTCCGGCGACATCTTCGGCCGCGACGCCTGGAAGGAAATCGCCTCCAACGTGCGTGACCACGGTTCCGTGCTCCACTTCATCGGCCTCTTCAGCGACGGCAACGTCCACTCCAACATTTCTCACCTCAAGGCCATGGTCGCCCAGGCCAAGAAGGAAGGCCTGAAGAAGGTCCGCGTGCACATCTTGCTCGACGGTCGTGACGTTCCCGAAACTTCCGCCCTCGATTACGTTGGCCCGTTCGAAAAGTTCCTCGACGAACTCCGCAGCCCGGAATTCGACGTCTGCATTGCTAGCGGCGGTGGCCGTATGCAGATTACCATGGACCGTTACAACGCCAACTGGAAGATGGTGGAACTCGGCTGGAAGACCCACGTGCTGGGCGAAGGCCGCTACTTCGACAACGCCACCCAGGCTATTGAAACCCTCCGTGGCGAAACCAAGGCTATTGACCAGGACCTGCCTCCGTTCGTGATTGCAAAGGACGGCGCTCCGGTCGGCACCATCAACGATGGCGACTCCGTGGTGTTCTTCAACTTCCGTGGCGACCGCGCCATCGAAATCACGCGCGCCTTCGAAGAAGAATCCTTCAATGAATTTGACCGCAAGCGTTTCCCGCACGTCTGCTACGCCGGCATGCTCCAGTACGACGGCGACCTCAAGCTCCCGAACCGCTTCCTCGTGCCGCCTCCGGCCATCAAGGAAACCAGCGGCGAATGGCTTTCCGAAACGGGCGTGAAGCAGTTTGCCTGCTCCGAAACGCAGAAATACGGCCACGTGACCTACTTCTGGAATGGTAACCGTTCCAGCAAGTTCGACGGCGAAACCTACCTCGAAATCGAATCTGACGTTGTTCCGTTCGAACAGCGCCCGTGGATGAAGGCTGCCGAAATTACCGACGCCATGATTGAAGCCTTGAAGAGCGGCAAGTACCAGACGCTCCGCTGCAACTTCCCGAACGGCGACATGGTGGGCCACACCGGTAGCTTCCGCGCCGCTACGATGGCTATCGAAGCCGTGGATATCGGTCTTGCACGCCTCCTCCCGGTGATCGACGCCCTCGGTGGTGTCGCTATCATCACGGCTGACCACGGTAACGCCGACGAAATGTACGAAATCGACAAGAAGACCGGCATGCCGAAGGTCAACAAGGACGGCACCTTCAAGGCAAAGACCAGCCACACCCTGAACAAGGTTCCTTGCATCCTTTACGATAACGTAACGGGCGGCAAGCTTTCCCTCAAGGAAGGCGACTGGGGTCTTTCCAACATCGCTGCAACGACCGCGAACCTCCTCGGCCTCGAAAAGCACGAAGCGTGGGATGACAGTATGTTAATCATCAAATAA
- a CDS encoding metallophosphoesterase, which yields MSRTLYIGDVHGCADELERIIDAFGFVRGSDTLYQTGDIINKGPDMWRALQTVLDLGILTVRGNHEEHLIRMMETPENTWTDKQRKRFKALPLEQWNFIRDTVKDWPLWRDTPHALLVHAGLEPGKARLEDMSPEVLLSIRNWNDRPWFEQVKWNKTVVFGHWAKMGFVNVPGFIGLDSGCVYGKCLTAWCPEEDKFYTVPAAREYTPVKDKAKESEGAPCKVLGDNTPESVPPKTFDEIKARIESGDIAPAKDSPEDAAIRKASPSISAEWAGY from the coding sequence ATGTCCAGGACTCTTTACATAGGTGACGTTCACGGTTGCGCAGATGAACTCGAGCGCATCATCGATGCTTTCGGGTTCGTGCGCGGGAGCGACACGCTCTACCAGACGGGCGACATCATCAACAAGGGTCCCGATATGTGGCGCGCCCTGCAGACCGTTCTCGACCTCGGGATTCTTACCGTGCGCGGAAACCACGAAGAGCACCTCATCCGCATGATGGAAACGCCGGAGAACACCTGGACCGACAAGCAGAGGAAACGCTTCAAGGCGCTCCCGCTGGAGCAGTGGAACTTTATCCGCGATACGGTGAAAGACTGGCCCCTCTGGCGCGACACCCCGCACGCACTCCTAGTACACGCGGGCCTCGAACCCGGCAAGGCACGCCTTGAGGACATGAGCCCCGAGGTGTTGCTTTCTATACGCAACTGGAATGACCGCCCGTGGTTCGAGCAGGTCAAGTGGAACAAGACGGTCGTGTTCGGGCACTGGGCCAAGATGGGCTTCGTGAACGTTCCCGGATTCATCGGGCTCGATTCGGGCTGCGTGTACGGCAAGTGCCTTACCGCCTGGTGCCCCGAAGAAGACAAGTTCTACACCGTGCCCGCCGCCCGCGAGTACACTCCGGTAAAGGACAAGGCGAAGGAATCCGAAGGCGCCCCCTGCAAGGTGCTGGGCGACAACACCCCCGAATCCGTACCGCCAAAAACATTCGACGAAATCAAAGCGCGCATTGAAAGCGGGGACATCGCACCCGCCAAAGATTCGCCCGAAGATGCGGCCATACGCAAGGCGAGCCCCTCCATAAGCGCGGAATGGGCCGGATACTAA
- a CDS encoding DUF6588 family protein: protein MKTLAKYTIAILMGASTFAPAMDEDGWASIYESIAAFEDRPGGDARIFNRPGYVKPIIENLGNVLNSNWYVSANVPQSLNFEFGLPISLIPIGDDDRTFSETSLIYGERDVPTIFGDKWDATADPANLNNFVYGNETLNGLGVFTYPYLQIGVSAFHARVVLRGMWLPAVSELRGFSLLGFGLQYSFGRWFQYMLPPAAQGLDVSLVFGYNSSSIGYRPKDYNGQLDLDVSATTFDLVIGYKPFNFFEVMMTLGYQSATMESSGHLEFKENPTGMFINPNISVDGNCGFKFGIAIALQLGKSYHPVVGFDYAGKSSFTTNILYLRQQFGEDKTPDEIAKEKGYVRGAKKEDKANETAEKNAATEEASSEAQQELSQETEQPAEPEPSEPAE from the coding sequence ATGAAAACGCTTGCCAAGTACACTATCGCAATTTTAATGGGAGCATCCACCTTCGCACCTGCCATGGACGAAGACGGATGGGCATCCATCTACGAATCCATCGCCGCATTCGAAGACCGCCCCGGCGGAGACGCCCGCATCTTCAACCGCCCCGGCTACGTAAAGCCCATCATCGAGAACCTGGGCAACGTACTCAACAGCAACTGGTACGTGAGTGCAAATGTGCCGCAGAGCCTCAACTTTGAATTCGGCCTTCCCATTTCGCTTATCCCGATAGGCGATGACGACCGCACATTCAGCGAGACAAGCCTCATCTACGGCGAGCGCGACGTGCCCACAATTTTCGGCGACAAGTGGGACGCGACTGCGGACCCTGCGAACCTGAACAATTTTGTCTACGGCAACGAGACCCTGAACGGGCTCGGCGTATTCACCTACCCCTACCTGCAAATCGGCGTGAGCGCATTCCACGCGCGCGTGGTGCTTCGCGGAATGTGGCTCCCGGCAGTAAGCGAACTGCGCGGTTTCAGCCTGCTCGGCTTTGGCCTGCAATACAGTTTTGGCAGGTGGTTCCAATACATGCTCCCGCCGGCGGCACAGGGCCTCGACGTGAGCCTTGTTTTCGGTTATAACTCGAGCAGCATTGGCTACAGGCCCAAGGATTACAATGGACAACTCGACCTCGACGTGAGCGCAACGACATTCGACCTGGTTATCGGATACAAGCCGTTCAACTTCTTCGAAGTCATGATGACGCTCGGCTACCAGTCCGCAACGATGGAATCTTCGGGACACCTGGAATTCAAGGAAAACCCCACCGGCATGTTCATCAACCCGAATATTTCTGTTGACGGGAATTGCGGATTTAAGTTCGGCATCGCTATAGCACTCCAGCTCGGCAAGAGCTATCACCCGGTTGTCGGGTTCGATTATGCGGGCAAGTCGAGCTTCACGACGAACATCCTCTACCTGCGCCAGCAATTCGGCGAAGACAAGACGCCGGATGAAATCGCGAAGGAGAAGGGCTACGTGCGCGGCGCCAAGAAAGAAGACAAGGCAAACGAAACTGCAGAAAAGAACGCCGCTACGGAAGAAGCAAGTAGCGAAGCCCAGCAGGAACTGAGCCAGGAGACAGAACAGCCCGCAGAACCTGAACCGAGTGAACCCGCAGAATAG